In Planctomycetaceae bacterium, a single window of DNA contains:
- a CDS encoding DUF58 domain-containing protein has translation MMTARARWLVLPGAVGLFLGMLRGQMGLATLSLSVLIWIITEWAVFCWRVWYQLPGLRVSRTVNGRSGTGGVLWCGRPVHVTVKLESASGFIHPILRIKDVLPENVELLSESPRDPQVFIESAAAGREMSAANSAIEARTGNQLSVIVGVPEISWSYTARMRGAGKMLLPGLRLTIQDALGFFRVERFIDLRQEFRVLPNYAETDSPQSMIKRTNALSQHGIHRLQRSGMGSELLELREYVPGDPPKSIAWKVSARRDKLMTRQYESEVPVRVQLILDGTIGTRLGGFGRRLIDQMNFVACSVAKSAISAGDPVGAVLFDERGQRRIKPGNGDKGFYSLVEAFSEFSVPPPAPPIKLTPELLNTATNVCGERFPELMDDRFNQVPFALFPISPWKRRIHHVRSMLAGAFAEIFALGPATQVRLIYDDAMMGLYMQHFLVLTGMSWMEPVIPPRERGFHDGMARMELLSDAVRTTVAHARDNEVLVILSDLLDCAPAISHLLPALRMARGRHHRVAVVCPSPTFVRPGPANTTPRRDDVADLLFAAEQIRNRELKQRMNRELRRLGIAVSMSGESNAIRMVMAETELARSGRTAGSSVRAAGVRT, from the coding sequence ATGATGACCGCACGGGCCAGGTGGTTGGTGCTGCCGGGGGCTGTAGGGCTGTTTCTCGGCATGTTGCGGGGACAGATGGGGCTCGCCACACTTTCACTGTCTGTCCTGATCTGGATTATCACAGAATGGGCCGTCTTCTGCTGGCGCGTCTGGTACCAGTTGCCCGGGCTGCGTGTGAGTCGGACCGTCAACGGTCGATCCGGGACCGGCGGCGTACTCTGGTGTGGACGCCCGGTGCATGTGACTGTTAAGCTGGAATCCGCTTCGGGCTTCATTCATCCCATTCTGCGCATCAAAGATGTCCTTCCCGAAAATGTCGAGCTGCTCAGCGAAAGTCCCCGGGATCCTCAGGTATTCATTGAGTCTGCGGCTGCAGGCCGCGAAATGTCCGCTGCGAATTCAGCGATCGAGGCACGAACGGGTAATCAGCTTTCAGTCATTGTTGGCGTGCCCGAGATTTCGTGGTCGTACACGGCACGAATGCGTGGCGCAGGTAAAATGCTGCTGCCGGGTCTTCGTCTGACTATACAGGATGCACTTGGGTTTTTTCGGGTTGAACGGTTCATCGATCTGCGGCAGGAATTTCGCGTTCTTCCGAATTACGCCGAAACCGATTCACCCCAGTCGATGATCAAACGCACCAACGCCCTGTCGCAGCATGGTATTCACCGACTCCAGCGATCGGGTATGGGTTCAGAATTGCTGGAATTGCGGGAATATGTACCGGGGGATCCGCCAAAGTCCATTGCCTGGAAAGTCTCCGCCCGCAGAGACAAACTGATGACTCGACAGTACGAATCAGAAGTTCCCGTCCGGGTTCAGCTGATACTTGATGGAACCATCGGAACCCGTTTGGGAGGTTTCGGCCGACGGCTGATCGACCAAATGAACTTTGTGGCCTGCAGCGTCGCGAAGTCGGCGATCTCTGCAGGCGACCCGGTCGGGGCCGTTTTGTTTGACGAACGTGGTCAACGCCGGATCAAACCAGGGAATGGCGATAAGGGCTTCTACAGTCTGGTGGAAGCATTTTCTGAGTTCAGTGTTCCGCCACCAGCACCTCCCATCAAACTGACCCCCGAACTGCTGAACACGGCCACCAATGTTTGTGGAGAACGGTTTCCGGAATTGATGGATGATCGTTTCAACCAGGTGCCTTTTGCCTTGTTTCCCATTTCACCGTGGAAACGTCGGATCCATCACGTTCGCAGCATGCTGGCCGGAGCGTTTGCAGAAATCTTTGCGCTCGGGCCTGCAACCCAGGTGAGGCTGATTTATGACGACGCGATGATGGGCCTTTATATGCAGCATTTTCTGGTGCTGACCGGTATGTCGTGGATGGAACCTGTGATCCCGCCGCGTGAACGAGGATTTCATGACGGCATGGCTCGCATGGAACTCCTGAGCGACGCCGTGCGAACAACGGTTGCCCACGCTCGCGACAATGAAGTCCTTGTCATACTTTCGGATCTGCTCGATTGTGCTCCTGCAATCTCACATCTGTTGCCAGCCCTTCGCATGGCGCGAGGGCGGCATCATCGGGTCGCAGTCGTCTGCCCATCGCCCACTTTTGTTCGTCCCGGTCCTGCGAATACCACCCCCCGCAGAGATGATGTGGCAGATTTGCTGTTTGCGGCCGAACAAATTCGAAACCGTGAATTAAAGCAGCGAATGAACCGCGAACTTCGACGGTTGGGAATTGCCGTATCGATGTCCGGCGAATCGAACGCCATTCGAATGGTGATGGCCGAAACAGAACTCGCTCGATCAGGACGAACTGCTGGTTCAAGCGTCCGTGCTGCCGGAGTTCGAACATGA
- a CDS encoding MoxR family ATPase, which produces MSFANTSELARRVSDLRSRTRKAVDQVVVGLDDVTDQMLMALLAGGHVLLEGVPGTAKTTLCRTFSAVLGLHYERVQFTPDLLPSDVTGTQVLDRQTSDFVLRKGPVFCQLLLADELNRAPARTQSSLLEAMQERQVTIEGHTLPLPHPFMVLATQNPIEQEGVYRLPEAQLDRFLFRIHVGYPARDQEVNMLELHSHQISIPSAVTNAEEISGIQHQIDTVYGTRELQEYIVDLARKSREHPDLVLGASPRAAISLMKASRVHALMCGREYLTHEDIQRVCLPVLAHRLIMRPEAEMDGRSVDEVIQQVIQSVPVLKSSLQ; this is translated from the coding sequence GTGTCATTCGCTAATACATCAGAGTTGGCTCGCCGTGTCAGCGACCTTCGAAGTCGGACTCGCAAAGCTGTCGATCAGGTTGTTGTCGGGCTCGATGACGTCACCGACCAGATGCTGATGGCATTGCTTGCCGGTGGTCATGTACTGCTGGAAGGCGTGCCCGGTACGGCAAAAACAACGCTTTGTCGAACGTTTTCAGCCGTCCTTGGTCTGCACTACGAACGTGTTCAGTTCACACCCGATTTACTGCCGTCAGACGTGACCGGAACACAGGTGCTGGATCGGCAGACAAGCGACTTTGTCTTGCGGAAAGGGCCCGTGTTTTGCCAACTGCTGCTCGCAGACGAATTGAACCGCGCGCCGGCGCGGACGCAGTCGTCGCTTCTGGAGGCCATGCAGGAACGACAGGTGACCATCGAAGGTCATACATTGCCGTTGCCCCATCCGTTCATGGTCCTTGCCACTCAGAACCCAATCGAACAGGAAGGCGTCTATCGGCTACCAGAAGCACAACTGGACCGTTTTCTTTTCCGCATCCACGTTGGCTATCCCGCGAGGGACCAGGAAGTCAACATGCTGGAGCTGCATAGCCATCAGATTTCGATACCGTCTGCGGTCACGAATGCCGAAGAAATCAGCGGTATTCAGCATCAGATAGACACGGTCTACGGAACTCGCGAGCTCCAGGAATACATTGTCGATCTGGCTCGAAAAAGTCGCGAGCATCCGGACCTGGTTCTGGGAGCCAGCCCGAGGGCGGCGATCAGTCTGATGAAGGCATCGCGAGTTCATGCGCTCATGTGCGGTCGGGAATATTTGACCCACGAAGATATTCAGCGAGTCTGTTTGCCTGTACTGGCCCACCGCCTGATCATGAGACCTGAGGCTGAAATGGACGGACGTTCTGTTGACGAAGTCATTCAGCAGGTCATCCAGTCCGTCCCGGTACTGAAGAGCAGTTTGCAATGA
- a CDS encoding sulfatase-like hydrolase/transferase, giving the protein MNRRLWICRLVLMVSAQLACLGNAEADTRPGIIMILCDDLGYGDLGVHGHPHIQTPNIDALANEGIRFTNFYSAAPVCSPSRVGLMTGRSPNRAGVYDWIPEVRGNKPPQKEDARELVHMRREEVTVPQLLRRAGYATCMAGKWHCNSRFNHAAQPQPGDAGFDHWLATQNNAGPSHENPANYVRNGEWIGKQEGFSCQIATTEAMTWLEKQNKDHSDQPFFIYLAFHEPHEPVASPRDLVEKYLPVSQNEDQAQYYANVHNVDLAVGRVIETLDRLRLRENTLVVFSADNGPETLNRYRTANRSWGTTAHLRGMKLHTHDGGFHVAGIMSWPAAIRSGRVIDAPASALDMLPTFCELAGQPLPAGRNFDGVSLASLISDDKLPERPRPLLWAYYNAINDARVAMRHGPWKVLARLDGGSVPKMENLTPEGLKTVREAQLTDFEIYNVENDPGETRNLYHRDLAEQNHLIELFESHYRELVADSPAWKNQQEQ; this is encoded by the coding sequence ATGAATCGTCGACTCTGGATTTGCAGATTGGTGTTGATGGTCTCCGCCCAGCTTGCATGCCTCGGCAATGCAGAGGCCGACACTCGCCCGGGTATCATCATGATCTTGTGTGATGATCTTGGCTATGGCGATCTGGGTGTCCATGGGCATCCCCACATCCAGACTCCCAATATCGACGCCCTCGCAAATGAGGGGATTCGATTCACGAATTTTTACTCAGCCGCACCGGTTTGTTCGCCTTCGCGCGTGGGCCTGATGACCGGCCGCAGCCCGAATCGGGCCGGAGTCTATGACTGGATCCCTGAAGTACGGGGCAATAAACCACCGCAGAAAGAGGATGCTCGCGAACTTGTCCATATGCGTCGAGAAGAAGTCACCGTGCCACAACTTCTCAGGAGGGCAGGGTATGCAACCTGCATGGCAGGCAAGTGGCACTGCAACAGTCGATTCAATCACGCTGCTCAGCCTCAACCCGGGGATGCTGGTTTCGATCACTGGCTGGCGACCCAGAACAACGCCGGACCGTCGCACGAGAACCCGGCCAACTACGTGCGAAATGGTGAATGGATTGGCAAACAGGAGGGCTTTAGTTGCCAGATTGCAACCACAGAGGCGATGACATGGCTGGAGAAACAAAACAAAGATCACTCAGATCAACCCTTCTTCATTTACCTGGCATTTCACGAACCGCACGAACCGGTGGCGTCACCTCGGGATCTGGTGGAAAAATATCTTCCCGTCTCACAAAACGAAGATCAGGCCCAGTATTACGCCAACGTTCATAACGTCGACCTGGCTGTGGGGCGAGTCATCGAAACGCTCGACAGGCTCAGGCTTCGGGAAAATACACTGGTTGTCTTCAGTGCGGACAATGGCCCCGAGACGCTCAACAGGTACCGAACGGCCAATCGGAGCTGGGGAACGACGGCACATCTTCGCGGAATGAAGCTGCATACGCACGACGGTGGATTTCACGTTGCCGGAATTATGAGCTGGCCGGCTGCGATCAGGTCCGGACGAGTCATCGACGCTCCGGCTTCCGCACTGGATATGCTTCCGACATTTTGTGAGCTGGCCGGCCAGCCACTGCCAGCAGGTCGAAATTTTGATGGCGTCAGTCTGGCATCGCTCATTTCTGACGACAAGTTGCCGGAACGCCCTCGACCACTTCTCTGGGCCTACTACAACGCCATCAACGACGCCCGAGTGGCAATGCGACACGGACCCTGGAAAGTGCTGGCTCGCCTGGATGGCGGCAGCGTACCCAAAATGGAAAACCTGACTCCCGAAGGCCTGAAGACCGTACGCGAAGCCCAGTTGACCGACTTCGAAATCTACAACGTCGAAAACGATCCCGGCGAGACGCGAAACCTCTACCACCGCGATCTGGCGGAACAAAATCATCTGATCGAGCTTTTCGAAAGCCACTATCGTGAACTCGTCGCTGATTCGCCCGCGTGGAAAAATCAGCAGGAACAATAG
- the deoC gene encoding deoxyribose-phosphate aldolase, whose protein sequence is MNYTYEDISRMIDHSLLKPTMTVDDFEIGCQLAVAYKAGSVCIQPYYLKRCAEILAGSGCKASTVIGFPHGGHTTSIKEAEAIRALNDGGEELDMVVNISKVLSGDWDYVRTDIKAVIDVAHAAGQKVKVIFENCYLSENHKIRLCEICSELSADWVKTSTGYGTGGATIDDLKLMRKHSAPAVQVKAAGGVRDMDTLLQCREIGVSRIGASATQAMLDDCRQRLGLEPIVFDFKADSNGY, encoded by the coding sequence ATGAACTATACCTACGAAGACATCTCACGCATGATTGACCATTCACTGTTGAAACCAACAATGACGGTCGATGATTTTGAAATTGGTTGCCAGCTTGCCGTGGCATACAAAGCGGGCAGCGTTTGTATTCAGCCGTATTACCTGAAACGCTGCGCTGAAATTCTCGCTGGCAGCGGCTGCAAAGCGAGTACGGTGATTGGTTTTCCACATGGCGGTCACACGACATCCATCAAAGAGGCGGAAGCCATCCGGGCTCTGAATGACGGTGGCGAAGAACTCGACATGGTCGTCAACATCAGCAAGGTTCTGAGCGGTGACTGGGACTACGTCCGGACTGATATCAAAGCAGTCATCGATGTCGCACACGCCGCAGGTCAAAAGGTCAAAGTGATCTTTGAGAACTGTTATCTGAGTGAAAATCACAAGATTCGGCTTTGTGAAATCTGCAGCGAATTAAGTGCAGACTGGGTCAAGACATCGACGGGCTATGGCACTGGCGGAGCGACCATCGACGACCTCAAACTGATGCGGAAGCATTCCGCTCCGGCGGTTCAGGTCAAGGCGGCGGGTGGCGTCAGAGACATGGACACCCTGCTACAGTGTCGCGAGATCGGCGTGAGTCGCATCGGCGCCAGTGCTACCCAGGCCATGCTGGACGACTGCCGCCAGCGTCTCGGACTGGAACCCATTGTGTTCGACTTCAAGGCTGACTCCAATGGCTATTAA
- a CDS encoding NUDIX domain-containing protein — MAPSKADQPLFKTWTCCPKCGAKAKKRGTNPFRCSECHYTHFFSPCSAVGAIITDVDGQVLLLVRAKDPGKGMYGLPGGFVDPGETAEEALIREVREETQLKVMDYHYLVSYPNQYAYGGAILPVTDLFFAVTVRSFDKMKLQEGEIEAWHFCHPTTKELKNMAFESNRKALQMFLKLRKQKK; from the coding sequence ATGGCACCATCTAAAGCTGATCAACCTCTTTTCAAGACCTGGACCTGTTGCCCAAAATGTGGTGCGAAGGCAAAGAAGCGCGGGACAAATCCTTTCCGCTGTTCCGAATGCCATTACACACACTTCTTCAGTCCCTGTTCGGCCGTTGGCGCAATTATTACGGATGTCGATGGACAGGTGCTTTTGCTGGTGCGAGCGAAAGATCCCGGCAAAGGGATGTATGGGCTGCCCGGCGGATTCGTCGATCCGGGTGAAACAGCAGAAGAAGCCCTCATCCGGGAAGTTCGGGAGGAAACGCAGCTTAAAGTGATGGACTATCACTATCTGGTGTCGTACCCCAATCAGTACGCCTACGGCGGTGCGATTCTGCCTGTCACGGATCTGTTCTTTGCTGTGACCGTCCGATCATTCGATAAAATGAAACTTCAGGAAGGTGAGATCGAAGCGTGGCACTTTTGTCACCCCACGACGAAAGAACTGAAGAACATGGCCTTCGAATCCAACCGCAAAGCACTGCAAATGTTTCTCAAACTGCGAAAGCAGAAAAAATAG
- a CDS encoding YggS family pyridoxal phosphate-dependent enzyme gives MTPETIRSVIETNLRDVRGQIAAAQARSENAADVVQVVAVTKYANWDWVQALSSLHDVFGENRPQQLAERQNLMPRMQWHLIGQLQRNKARLAVSHASVIHSIDSIRLLARIVEIASENRSESCPSLLLQVNVTGEASKSGFSPDELRSTWDEILAFSGSVPIVGLMTMAEDTDDPGEARPAFTALRLLRDELAERSNSSGTALPLPHLSMGMSGDFVPAVEEGATLVRIGSRLFQGLE, from the coding sequence ATGACGCCCGAGACGATAAGAAGCGTAATTGAAACCAACCTTCGTGATGTTCGAGGTCAAATCGCGGCTGCCCAAGCCCGCAGCGAGAACGCAGCCGACGTCGTTCAGGTGGTGGCTGTGACCAAGTACGCGAACTGGGATTGGGTGCAGGCCCTTTCGTCTCTTCATGATGTCTTTGGCGAAAACCGACCTCAACAACTGGCCGAACGACAGAATCTCATGCCGCGCATGCAGTGGCATTTGATCGGTCAGTTGCAGCGCAACAAGGCTCGACTTGCGGTGAGCCATGCATCCGTGATTCATTCCATTGATTCCATCCGGCTTCTGGCGCGTATCGTTGAAATCGCGTCCGAAAACAGGTCGGAATCGTGTCCGTCGTTACTGCTGCAGGTGAATGTTACCGGCGAAGCCAGCAAATCGGGTTTCTCGCCTGATGAATTGCGATCCACATGGGATGAAATCCTGGCGTTTTCCGGAAGCGTCCCGATCGTCGGACTCATGACGATGGCCGAAGACACCGACGACCCCGGCGAAGCCCGGCCCGCGTTCACCGCATTGAGACTGCTGCGAGATGAATTGGCCGAACGCTCCAACAGCTCCGGCACCGCACTCCCACTGCCACACCTTTCGATGGGAATGAGTGGGGATTTCGTTCCCGCCGTCGAAGAAGGTGCAACTCTGGTCCGCATTGGCAGTCGACTCTTTCAGGGGCTTGAGTGA
- a CDS encoding ATP-binding cassette domain-containing protein, producing MSVSLEKEVSGDASTGSAMIEARGLSKFYADFAATRDVTFSVPAGQVCAFLGPNGAGKSTTMKMLTGFLSPSAGEAFIAGKNIATDRIAASGQLGYLPENGPLYVEMTPKSLLEYIGAVRGLSGEKLAARLNWVADKCSLNEVWRKPISKLSRGFRQRVGMAHAMLHDPDVLILDEPTSGLDPNQVHGVRELITELAKTKTILLSTHILQEVRAVCDRIILISAGRIVFDGPTSDLGSSEVEMEKQFRELTAA from the coding sequence ATGAGTGTGTCTTTGGAGAAAGAAGTGTCTGGCGATGCATCAACGGGCAGCGCCATGATTGAAGCTCGGGGACTTTCAAAATTTTACGCTGATTTTGCAGCCACGCGTGATGTGACGTTTTCGGTACCAGCCGGTCAGGTGTGCGCTTTTCTTGGCCCGAACGGCGCCGGAAAAAGCACGACAATGAAAATGCTGACGGGTTTCCTTTCGCCGAGTGCGGGAGAAGCGTTCATCGCTGGCAAGAACATAGCGACGGATCGAATTGCAGCGAGCGGTCAGTTGGGCTACCTGCCTGAAAATGGTCCGCTGTACGTGGAAATGACGCCAAAATCGCTGCTGGAGTACATTGGTGCAGTGCGAGGCCTCAGCGGTGAAAAACTGGCCGCACGTTTAAATTGGGTTGCGGATAAGTGTTCGCTGAATGAAGTCTGGCGAAAGCCGATTTCGAAACTGTCGCGCGGATTTCGTCAGCGTGTGGGAATGGCCCATGCGATGCTGCATGATCCTGATGTGCTGATTCTTGATGAGCCCACCAGTGGACTCGACCCAAACCAGGTCCATGGAGTGCGGGAATTGATCACAGAGCTGGCAAAAACCAAGACGATCCTGCTCAGCACGCACATCCTGCAGGAGGTTCGGGCAGTCTGCGATCGGATTATTCTGATCAGTGCGGGTCGGATCGTTTTCGATGGACCGACCTCTGATCTCGGTAGCAGCGAGGTTGAAATGGAAAAGCAGTTCCGAGAGTTAACTGCCGCATAG
- a CDS encoding Gldg family protein, whose protein sequence is MVRGNVVFAVARRNFRSYFSGILGYLFIIVFCVAGSVFAFSPRFFTANQANLDQLSQQFHILLLFLVPAITMTTWSDERKLGTDELLFTLPASEFEILLGKYLAVLGVYTVAILFSLVNVFILYTLGEPDQGLIVSSYVGYWISGAALLSVGMLASALTNSSTVAFVLGVVFCCVPVFIGSAVDAIEWCSRMLGYEGSLYTVRTALQSLSLPQQMQDFSIGVVPFSSVCYFSFLTAFMLYLNMVVISRRRWSAGQKTNMEFQFAVRSVSLLVTFVSLLVIFNLFPARADLTSENLFTLTPATKATLDEIPSDQQITIQAFVSPEVPREYSETRRQLLGLLRTFDLQGGGQLDVRIVDVEPFSEEAEEARALGVSPVRIQYEQDGKFEEAEVFLGAVVQSITDNVEIPFFGKGLPIEYELTRSLRTVSQKERLTVGVLQTDANVIGDAGSGRDWEIVRELRKQYQVISVNPSRPILAEKSAESDGEAAEPFDVLLAIMPSALTQPQMDNLLAYVRAGKPALIFDDPCPINFQGQGGISMAPRLAKPSQGNPMFGGAPPEQKADNGELRSLMNLLDISWDNGQIVYDRMNPHGQFASLPPEYVFISRSGNSKNAFNEESPVTRDLHDIVALYTGTMVDRDRKSDQEFVSLLQTSGESGLLKWEDYITSSFSPFTMSQTAVPKPNPRRADDQYAHIIAAHITSKSKEEPLNVIFCSDIDMISDWFFFERNRGNLDIAFDNVTFVLNAVDQLAGDDAFISLRSRRETLRTLRYVEQQTRDLRKKLATEEKEAEEMKDSRLDAAREELQAKIDEVRDNDELDENSKQVQLRQKTEELNRKLELDEQELEREKNARIRKAGLEMKRQIRRVENGVRLFAYSVPALLPMCFGLLFLGMRNLAEQQTISPNRRR, encoded by the coding sequence ATGGTTCGCGGAAACGTTGTATTTGCAGTTGCCAGGCGAAATTTTCGCAGCTACTTCTCAGGTATCCTCGGGTATCTGTTCATCATTGTGTTCTGTGTGGCAGGCTCTGTATTTGCCTTCAGCCCACGTTTCTTTACTGCCAATCAGGCAAATCTGGATCAGCTGAGTCAGCAGTTTCATATTCTGCTGTTGTTCCTGGTTCCTGCCATCACCATGACCACATGGTCAGATGAAAGGAAGCTGGGCACGGACGAGCTGTTGTTCACCTTACCAGCCAGTGAATTCGAGATTCTGCTGGGCAAATACCTGGCAGTTCTTGGCGTGTACACGGTTGCGATTCTGTTCTCACTTGTGAATGTTTTCATCCTGTACACACTGGGAGAGCCGGATCAGGGACTGATCGTCAGCAGTTATGTTGGATACTGGATTTCCGGCGCGGCACTACTGAGCGTCGGGATGCTGGCATCTGCACTGACGAACAGCTCGACGGTGGCATTTGTTCTCGGAGTCGTCTTCTGCTGTGTTCCGGTCTTTATCGGAAGTGCTGTGGATGCGATTGAATGGTGCAGCCGAATGCTGGGCTACGAGGGCAGTCTGTACACCGTTCGAACAGCGCTTCAGAGCTTGAGCCTTCCTCAGCAGATGCAGGACTTCAGTATCGGCGTCGTGCCATTTTCCAGCGTCTGCTATTTCAGCTTTCTGACCGCGTTCATGCTCTACCTGAACATGGTCGTGATTTCACGGCGCCGCTGGTCTGCGGGCCAGAAGACCAACATGGAGTTCCAGTTCGCTGTGCGATCCGTCAGTTTGCTGGTCACGTTTGTCAGTTTGCTGGTCATCTTCAATTTGTTCCCTGCTCGAGCGGATCTGACCTCGGAAAATCTGTTCACACTCACCCCTGCAACGAAGGCGACACTGGATGAAATTCCGAGTGACCAGCAGATCACGATTCAGGCTTTTGTAAGTCCCGAAGTGCCAAGGGAATACAGCGAAACTCGACGCCAGCTTCTTGGTTTGCTGCGGACATTTGATCTGCAGGGTGGTGGTCAGCTGGATGTGCGAATTGTTGACGTGGAGCCATTTAGTGAAGAAGCGGAAGAAGCCCGCGCGCTGGGAGTAAGCCCTGTTCGTATCCAGTATGAGCAGGACGGCAAGTTTGAAGAAGCGGAAGTCTTTCTGGGTGCGGTGGTCCAGAGCATCACTGACAACGTTGAGATTCCGTTCTTCGGCAAAGGCCTGCCCATTGAATATGAATTGACTCGGTCTCTTCGAACAGTATCGCAGAAAGAACGTTTGACTGTAGGCGTCCTTCAGACGGATGCCAATGTCATCGGTGATGCAGGTTCAGGCCGCGACTGGGAAATCGTTCGCGAACTCCGAAAGCAGTATCAGGTCATCTCCGTGAATCCATCGCGGCCAATTCTTGCAGAGAAGTCGGCGGAGAGTGATGGAGAAGCCGCTGAACCCTTCGATGTTCTGCTGGCCATTATGCCCTCTGCATTGACTCAGCCTCAGATGGACAATCTGCTTGCATATGTGCGGGCTGGCAAGCCAGCCCTCATCTTCGACGATCCCTGCCCGATTAATTTTCAGGGTCAGGGAGGCATTTCGATGGCTCCCAGGCTGGCTAAGCCCAGCCAGGGAAATCCTATGTTCGGCGGCGCACCTCCTGAACAGAAAGCAGACAATGGCGAACTCCGATCACTCATGAACCTGCTCGACATTTCCTGGGATAATGGCCAGATTGTCTATGATCGGATGAACCCTCATGGGCAGTTCGCGTCGCTTCCGCCGGAGTATGTTTTCATTTCACGATCCGGAAACTCGAAAAACGCTTTCAACGAAGAAAGCCCTGTGACTCGCGATCTGCATGACATCGTGGCCCTGTATACCGGCACGATGGTGGATCGGGATCGCAAGAGTGATCAGGAGTTTGTATCACTGCTGCAGACCAGCGGTGAATCGGGACTGCTGAAATGGGAAGATTACATTACGTCTTCTTTCAGCCCCTTCACGATGTCACAAACCGCGGTGCCCAAACCCAACCCGCGACGTGCCGACGATCAGTATGCACACATTATTGCGGCTCATATCACGAGCAAATCCAAAGAAGAACCTCTGAACGTCATCTTCTGTTCCGACATTGACATGATTAGTGACTGGTTCTTTTTCGAGCGTAATCGGGGCAATCTGGATATCGCCTTCGACAATGTGACGTTCGTCCTGAACGCGGTGGATCAGCTTGCAGGAGACGATGCGTTTATTTCACTGCGTTCCAGAAGAGAGACTCTGCGAACACTTCGTTACGTTGAACAGCAGACTCGCGATTTGCGAAAGAAGCTGGCAACCGAAGAAAAAGAAGCCGAGGAAATGAAGGACTCCCGTCTGGACGCAGCAAGAGAAGAACTGCAGGCGAAGATTGATGAAGTTCGAGATAACGACGAACTGGACGAAAACAGCAAGCAGGTTCAGCTTCGGCAAAAAACCGAAGAGCTGAATCGCAAGCTGGAACTGGATGAGCAGGAACTGGAACGAGAAAAGAATGCTCGCATCCGGAAGGCGGGTCTGGAAATGAAACGACAGATTCGTCGCGTCGAAAACGGAGTGCGACTGTTTGCCTATTCTGTTCCTGCGTTGTTGCCGATGTGTTTCGGTTTGCTGTTTCTGGGCATGAGAAACCTCGCTGAACAACAAACGATCTCACCTAACCGTCGTCGGTAG